The proteins below come from a single Enterobacteriaceae endosymbiont of Donacia fulgens genomic window:
- the aroC gene encoding chorismate synthase, giving the protein MSGNSIGKLFKVTTFGESHGKSLGCIVDGVPPRIPLKIQDIQKDLDRRRPGQSKYTSPRKELDKIQILSGVFNNFTTGTSIGLLINNMDVRSKDYNNIKNIFRPGHADYTYEKKYGIRDYKGGGRSSARETTMRVAAGAIAKKYLLIKYNLKIKGYLSQMGDIVCNFDNWSEVSKNPFFCPNKYQIKDLQNMINILKKSGNSIGAKITIIVENVPVGLGEPVFDKLDAELAHAIMSINAVKGIEIGDGFNSINKLGSNYRDEMDKNGFKSNNSGGILGGISTGQNIIINFVVKPTSSISIPGKTINLVGKEMSCITQGRHDPCVGIRAVPIGEAMVAIILMDHLLRYRAQCIDIIK; this is encoded by the coding sequence TGGAAAATTATTTAAAGTTACAACTTTCGGTGAATCACATGGAAAATCTTTAGGATGTATTGTAGATGGTGTCCCTCCCAGAATTCCTTTAAAAATACAAGATATACAAAAAGATTTAGATAGAAGAAGACCAGGACAATCAAAATATACTTCTCCTCGTAAAGAATTAGATAAAATACAAATTTTATCAGGTGTTTTTAATAATTTTACTACAGGAACAAGTATTGGATTATTAATAAATAATATGGATGTACGATCTAAAGATTATAATAATATTAAAAATATTTTTCGTCCTGGTCATGCTGATTATACTTATGAAAAAAAATATGGAATTAGAGATTATAAAGGTGGAGGTCGTTCATCAGCTAGAGAAACAACTATGCGTGTTGCTGCAGGAGCTATTGCTAAAAAATATTTATTAATAAAATATAATTTAAAAATTAAAGGATATTTATCTCAAATGGGGGATATAGTTTGTAATTTTGATAATTGGTCTGAAGTTAGTAAAAATCCTTTTTTTTGTCCAAATAAATATCAAATAAAAGATTTACAAAATATGATAAATATTTTAAAAAAATCTGGTAATTCTATAGGAGCTAAAATTACTATTATTGTAGAAAATGTACCTGTAGGGTTAGGAGAACCAGTATTTGATAAATTAGATGCTGAATTAGCTCATGCAATTATGAGTATAAATGCAGTAAAAGGTATTGAAATAGGTGATGGATTTAATTCAATAAATAAATTAGGAAGTAATTATAGAGATGAAATGGATAAAAATGGATTTAAAAGTAATAATTCTGGTGGTATTTTAGGAGGTATTAGTACAGGACAAAATATAATTATAAATTTTGTAGTTAAACCAACTTCTAGTATTTCTATTCCAGGAAAAACAATAAATTTAGTAGGAAAAGAAATGTCTTGTATTACACAAGGACGCCATGATCCTTGTGTAGGGATTAGAGCTGTTCCAATAGGAGAAGCTATGGTTGCTATCATTTTAATGGATCATTTATTACGTTATCGTGCACAATGTATTGATATTATTAAATAA
- a CDS encoding redoxin domain-containing protein, whose product MILVTKKAPDFNASAVLPDGSIIDNFNLYEYSKNQITILFFWPLDFTFVCPTEIISLNKHYDIFYKKNIKILGISCDSQFVHQAWRNTPINKGGIGNIKFIMISDITKNIQKSYGIEHPQLGVALRALFLIDKKRIIRHQLINDLQFGRNINEIIRIIDALEHNERYGDVCPAQWEKGKKSITPNSKGIVNYLSNNINELF is encoded by the coding sequence ATGATATTAGTAACTAAAAAAGCTCCAGATTTTAATGCTTCAGCAGTTCTTCCTGATGGATCAATTATAGATAATTTTAATTTATATGAATATTCAAAAAATCAAATAACTATACTATTTTTTTGGCCTTTAGATTTTACATTTGTTTGTCCTACAGAAATTATATCTTTAAATAAACATTATGATATTTTTTATAAAAAAAATATTAAAATATTAGGTATATCATGTGATTCACAATTTGTTCATCAAGCTTGGCGTAATACTCCTATTAATAAAGGAGGTATAGGAAATATTAAATTTATAATGATATCTGATATTACAAAAAATATACAGAAATCTTATGGAATTGAACATCCTCAATTAGGTGTTGCATTAAGAGCATTATTTTTAATAGATAAAAAAAGAATTATAAGACATCAATTAATTAATGATCTCCAATTTGGAAGAAATATAAATGAAATAATTCGGATAATTGATGCTTTAGAACACAATGAAAGATATGGAGATGTATGTCCTGCACAATGGGAAAAGGGTAAAAAAAGTATAACTCCTAATTCTAAAGGTATTGTTAATTATTTATCAAATAATATAAATGAATTATTTTAA
- a CDS encoding methyltransferase — protein sequence MYRLLSINKYFLSLFKNKFLNKKVIFAGNIIDKIPIYLKTLISFINTHNYDYYNWLKKKINNNYLCYGLMDNKYKNYNFNVLIFFWLKDKQESLFILNNILSLLSLKVEIFIIGSNNCGVKKINNIKELEILNLKKILNVRKHIIFHGILTKNIYFNIKNYWNYYYYDNYQIYSLPGVFGNKKIDDGSKLLISTINNSNLLIKGKILDLGCGSGIISTAIQNNFKKNYLIYAIDIDAKAIYSTIKTFNKNMIKNVHVFPSNIYSNVQEKFDLIISNPPIHKNLSFSLNFIYQMINNFKKNINYKGELLFVINNFISYKKLFNNFPLKIYILSKNKNFSVFRIKNI from the coding sequence ATGTACAGATTATTATCAATAAATAAATATTTTTTAAGTTTATTTAAAAATAAATTTTTAAATAAAAAAGTTATTTTTGCTGGAAATATTATCGATAAAATACCTATTTATTTAAAAACTCTTATAAGTTTTATAAATACTCATAATTATGATTATTATAATTGGTTAAAAAAAAAAATAAATAATAATTATTTATGTTATGGCTTAATGGATAATAAATATAAAAATTACAATTTTAATGTTTTAATATTTTTTTGGTTAAAAGATAAACAAGAATCATTATTTATATTAAATAATATTTTATCTTTATTATCTTTAAAAGTAGAAATATTCATTATTGGTTCTAATAATTGTGGTGTTAAAAAAATTAATAATATAAAAGAATTAGAAATTTTAAATTTAAAAAAAATTCTTAATGTAAGAAAACATATTATTTTTCATGGGATTTTAACAAAAAATATTTATTTTAATATAAAAAACTATTGGAATTATTATTATTATGACAATTATCAAATATATAGTTTACCTGGAGTATTTGGAAATAAAAAAATTGATGATGGGAGTAAATTATTAATTTCTACTATTAATAATAGTAACCTCCTTATAAAGGGTAAAATATTAGATTTAGGTTGTGGTTCTGGAATTATTTCTACTGCTATACAAAATAATTTTAAAAAAAATTATTTAATTTATGCTATTGATATAGATGCAAAAGCAATTTATTCAACTATAAAAACATTTAATAAAAATATGATAAAAAATGTTCATGTATTTCCTAGTAACATTTATTCTAATGTTCAAGAAAAATTTGATTTAATTATATCTAATCCTCCTATTCATAAAAATTTATCTTTTTCATTAAATTTTATTTATCAAATGATAAATAATTTTAAAAAAAATATAAATTATAAAGGAGAATTATTATTTGTAATAAATAATTTTATATCATATAAAAAATTATTTAATAATTTTCCATTAAAAATTTATATTTTATCTAAAAATAAAAATTTTTCTGTATTTAGAATTAAAAATATATAA
- a CDS encoding symmetrical bis(5'-nucleosyl)-tetraphosphatase, which translates to MTTYFIGDIHGHYNEFISLLRKINFDYKNDKLWITGDLIARGPDSIKVLYFLYSIKKSIKLVLGNHDLYLIFLILNPKNNNINDTKILNLLKDKKIIFIINTWLKYQPLIQYDKKKKILMSHAGIPPQWDNIDIILSASNEAKNIISSKNNSFFLDYINNEKYQIIDWKKNTLVGFKRFNYIINGLTKMRYCYLDGTLEMLTKKAPNDINSKTLKPWFWIPNILYEKYTIFFGHWSDLQGGEYTQKNIIGLDTGCCWGKKLTIYSWEKKQFYNINCII; encoded by the coding sequence ATGACTACTTATTTTATTGGAGATATTCATGGTCATTATAATGAATTTATTTCCTTATTAAGAAAAATTAATTTTGATTATAAAAATGATAAATTATGGATTACAGGAGATCTTATAGCAAGAGGTCCAGATTCTATAAAAGTTTTATATTTTTTATATTCTATTAAAAAATCTATAAAATTAGTTTTAGGAAATCATGATTTATATTTAATATTTCTTATATTAAATCCTAAAAATAATAATATTAATGATACAAAAATTTTAAATTTATTAAAAGATAAAAAAATAATATTTATTATAAATACTTGGTTAAAATATCAACCATTAATACAATATGATAAAAAAAAAAAGATTTTAATGTCACATGCAGGTATCCCTCCCCAATGGGATAATATAGATATTATATTATCTGCTTCTAATGAAGCAAAAAATATTATTTCAAGTAAAAATAATAGTTTTTTTTTAGATTATATAAATAATGAAAAATATCAAATAATTGATTGGAAAAAAAATACATTAGTAGGTTTTAAACGGTTTAATTATATTATTAATGGACTAACTAAAATGAGATATTGTTATTTAGATGGTACATTAGAAATGTTAACTAAAAAAGCGCCTAATGATATTAATTCTAAAACATTAAAACCATGGTTTTGGATTCCAAATATTTTATATGAAAAATATACAATATTTTTTGGTCATTGGTCTGATTTACAAGGAGGAGAATATACTCAAAAAAATATAATAGGATTAGATACTGGATGTTGTTGGGGGAAGAAATTAACAATTTATTCATGGGAAAAAAAACAATTTTATAATATTAATTGTATTATTTAA
- the apaG gene encoding Co2+/Mg2+ efflux protein ApaG, which produces MKSLLSQIYIKTNSIYIKSQSIPTVNRYVFTYTITIHNLGKKILQLISRYWSITNGNGKKIQIYGEGIISKKPYIKPGNNFHYTNVTILETPIGIIEGHYIIIDENNDVYHVEIPIFRLAIKTYIH; this is translated from the coding sequence ATGAAATCATTATTATCTCAAATTTATATAAAAACAAATAGTATTTATATAAAATCACAATCCATACCTACAGTTAATCGTTATGTTTTTACTTATACAATTACTATTCACAATTTAGGAAAAAAAATTTTACAATTAATTAGTCGTTATTGGAGTATAACTAACGGTAATGGTAAAAAAATTCAAATATATGGTGAAGGAATTATAAGTAAAAAACCATATATTAAACCAGGGAATAATTTTCATTATACTAATGTAACTATCTTAGAAACTCCTATTGGAATTATAGAAGGACATTATATAATAATAGACGAAAATAATGATGTTTATCATGTAGAAATCCCTATTTTTCGTTTAGCAATTAAAACCTATATTCACTAA
- the rsmA gene encoding 16S rRNA (adenine(1518)-N(6)/adenine(1519)-N(6))-dimethyltransferase RsmA has protein sequence MKIIFKKKYGQHILVNEKIIKQIISFINPKYYQIMLEIGPGLGALTIPIIKYNKNLSIIEIDKNFVNILKKNKILINSNINIILNNILNFNFLILTQKYKKRIRIFGSLPYNISITIIFYLFKYLNNIKDMNFIMQKEVVKRLTAYPGGKNYGCLSIIAQLFCKIKCLIEIKENSFFPKPKIISNMVFLRPYINNPYNLNNIFFLKKIIKQAFSMRRKILRNSLINLFSIEELNYLGIDHKIRAEDVSVSEYCQLANWLEFNNKRL, from the coding sequence ATGAAAATTATTTTTAAAAAAAAATACGGACAACATATATTAGTTAATGAAAAAATTATTAAACAGATTATATCTTTTATTAATCCAAAATATTATCAAATTATGTTAGAAATAGGTCCAGGTTTAGGAGCTTTAACTATTCCAATTATAAAATATAATAAAAATCTTTCTATTATTGAAATAGATAAAAATTTTGTTAATATTTTAAAAAAAAATAAAATTTTAATAAATTCAAATATTAATATTATATTAAATAATATATTAAATTTTAATTTTTTAATTTTAACTCAAAAATATAAAAAAAGAATACGTATATTTGGTAGTTTACCGTATAATATTTCTATTACAATAATTTTTTATTTATTTAAATATTTAAATAATATTAAAGATATGAATTTTATTATGCAAAAAGAAGTAGTAAAGCGTTTAACTGCTTATCCTGGAGGTAAAAATTATGGATGTTTAAGTATAATAGCTCAATTATTTTGTAAAATAAAATGTTTAATAGAAATTAAAGAAAATTCTTTTTTTCCTAAACCTAAAATTATTTCTAATATGGTATTTTTAAGACCTTATATTAATAATCCTTATAATTTAAATAATATTTTCTTTTTAAAAAAAATTATAAAACAAGCTTTTAGTATGAGAAGAAAAATTTTACGAAATAGTCTAATTAATTTATTTTCTATAGAAGAACTAAATTATTTAGGTATTGATCATAAAATACGTGCTGAAGATGTTTCGGTATCAGAATATTGTCAATTAGCTAATTGGTTGGAATTTAATAATAAAAGGTTATAA
- a CDS encoding peptidylprolyl isomerase: MIIKKAIYIIILYFCLFNISQCMPIKNIDNIKFIINDDMILKKKIDEILSITKKIYNSKYPILYLFLNIKNTKDVIKYFIFLHIIKNNNFFLPEDDFDDLISNIYQSNNIDENLLKKNFLDNNINYKKFYKIFKNIILINVLKNKFLLEDFNIYDEEIDSLSNRLYLKKKTNKIYDITLFYFLINKGYLKNKFNHKIFLLNQLIFLLKNKKLNNNLKKYNIKTFISHFNIKKNFFKNKKENQLPNNIINYLDNVKKKDIIGPIYFNSKLFIFKINNIIINNNTDNEKVLLRYIYIKKNNLSNKDFNKKIKNIYFNLLKKRITFKKAIELFSDDILSIKYKNNKNWILLNSFSLKFKKIITKLKINEFSLPIQESDGVFIIQLLDKDNIKNNKLFFSKKAYNIILQEHIEREANLFIFTYAKRIYIKNIN; encoded by the coding sequence ATGATAATCAAAAAAGCAATTTATATTATAATATTATATTTCTGTTTATTCAATATTTCTCAATGTATGCCTATTAAAAATATTGATAATATTAAATTTATTATAAATGATGATATGATTTTAAAAAAAAAAATAGATGAAATTTTATCTATTACAAAAAAAATTTATAATAGTAAATATCCAATATTATATTTATTTTTAAATATTAAAAATACTAAAGATGTAATAAAATATTTTATTTTTTTACATATTATAAAAAATAATAATTTTTTTTTACCAGAAGATGATTTTGATGATCTTATTTCAAATATATATCAATCAAATAATATTGATGAAAACTTATTAAAAAAAAATTTTTTAGATAATAATATTAATTATAAAAAATTTTATAAAATTTTTAAAAATATTATATTAATTAATGTATTAAAAAATAAATTTTTATTAGAAGATTTTAATATTTATGATGAAGAAATTGATTCATTAAGTAATAGATTATATTTAAAAAAAAAAACAAATAAAATATATGATATTACATTATTTTATTTTTTAATTAATAAAGGATATTTAAAAAATAAATTTAATCATAAAATTTTTTTATTGAATCAATTAATATTTTTATTAAAAAATAAGAAATTAAATAATAATTTAAAAAAATATAATATAAAAACATTTATTTCTCATTTTAATATAAAAAAAAATTTTTTTAAAAATAAAAAAGAAAATCAATTACCAAATAATATTATTAATTATTTAGATAATGTTAAAAAAAAAGATATAATTGGACCAATATATTTTAATTCAAAATTATTTATTTTTAAAATAAATAATATTATTATTAATAATAATACAGATAATGAAAAAGTTTTATTAAGATATATTTATATAAAAAAAAATAATTTAAGTAATAAGGATTTTAATAAAAAAATTAAAAATATATATTTTAATCTTTTAAAAAAAAGAATAACTTTTAAAAAAGCAATTGAATTATTTTCTGATGATATATTATCAATTAAATATAAAAATAATAAAAATTGGATATTATTAAATAGTTTTTCTTTAAAATTTAAAAAAATTATCACAAAATTAAAAATTAATGAATTTAGTTTACCTATTCAAGAATCAGATGGAGTTTTTATAATACAATTATTAGATAAAGATAATATTAAAAATAATAAATTATTTTTTAGTAAAAAAGCATATAATATTATTTTACAAGAACATATAGAAAGAGAAGCTAACCTTTTTATTTTTACATATGCTAAAAGAATATATATAAAAAATATAAATTAA
- the djlA gene encoding co-chaperone DjlA, with product MFSYLQLLFFLINLIINYYISFNLLNIILLILISYLINQITNSYNKKHNYSYKNNIKKLFLQTNFEVMGYISKSKGFISKNDINFAIQLIKKMNLNNEEISFVKKSFNNGKKKNYPLIYKINNLNYLFYKNKSLINKFLEIQIELSFINNFLNNKNKKILNIIFQELHVSFIDLFFIIKKLKYNNKFINEKDLFDNYYHQNQKKTEYYSSNYEFFYKKNNFRNKKNYSSELDKAYKLLGINYNDNLLTIKRAYHKLISKYHPDKLISKGYSSKQLEIAKVKTQNIHKAYNIIKKHIT from the coding sequence ATGTTTTCTTATTTACAATTATTATTCTTTTTAATAAATTTAATTATTAATTACTATATAAGTTTTAATTTATTAAATATTATTTTATTAATATTAATTAGTTATTTAATTAATCAAATAACTAATTCTTATAATAAAAAACATAATTATAGTTATAAAAATAATATAAAAAAATTATTTCTTCAAACTAATTTTGAAGTTATGGGTTATATAAGTAAATCAAAAGGTTTTATTAGTAAAAATGATATAAATTTTGCTATTCAATTAATTAAAAAAATGAATTTGAATAATGAAGAAATAAGTTTTGTAAAAAAATCATTTAATAACGGTAAAAAAAAAAATTATCCTTTAATTTATAAAATAAATAATTTAAATTATTTATTTTATAAAAATAAAAGTTTAATAAATAAATTTTTAGAAATACAAATTGAATTATCTTTCATAAATAATTTTTTAAATAATAAAAATAAAAAAATATTAAATATTATTTTTCAAGAATTACATGTATCATTTATTGATTTATTTTTTATAATAAAAAAGTTAAAATATAATAATAAATTTATTAATGAAAAAGATTTATTTGATAATTATTATCATCAAAATCAAAAAAAAACAGAATACTATTCTAGTAATTATGAATTTTTTTATAAAAAAAATAATTTTCGAAATAAAAAAAATTATAGTTCAGAATTAGATAAAGCTTATAAATTATTAGGAATTAATTATAATGATAATTTATTAACTATAAAAAGAGCATATCATAAATTAATTAGTAAATATCATCCAGATAAATTGATATCTAAAGGATATTCATCTAAACAATTAGAAATAGCAAAAGTTAAAACACAAAATATACATAAAGCTTATAATATAATTAAAAAACATATTACATAA
- the acpS gene encoding holo-ACP synthase produces the protein MKIIGIGIDIVEINRIKKIFIRFGKRFAYKILTKHELDVYKKHNNKIKILAKYFSVKEATVKALNTGFSNGIFFNQIELSHYLTGKPKLKLYHQALKFLENTVYKYNIHISLSDEKKYTCAIVIIEKK, from the coding sequence ATGAAAATTATTGGAATAGGAATTGATATAGTAGAAATAAATAGAATTAAAAAAATTTTTATACGTTTTGGTAAACGTTTTGCATATAAAATACTTACTAAACATGAATTAGATGTATATAAAAAACATAATAATAAAATTAAAATTTTAGCAAAATATTTCTCAGTAAAAGAGGCAACTGTAAAAGCACTAAATACTGGATTTAGTAATGGTATATTTTTTAATCAAATAGAGTTATCTCATTATTTAACTGGAAAACCAAAATTAAAACTTTATCATCAAGCATTAAAATTTTTAGAAAATACAGTTTATAAATATAATATTCATATTTCATTATCTGATGAAAAAAAATATACTTGTGCAATAGTTATAATTGAAAAAAAATAA
- the era gene encoding GTPase Era, whose product MKKISSYYGNILILGRSNSGKSTLLNTLVGKKISIISHKINTTNYNIIGIYNKNYYQIEYIDTPGNIFYNNKILNSLKHNKYNYIFFILDRNRWNYIEKKFVKIFNKITIPVVLIINKIDKINDKSILLPYINFLKKKIKFIYLFIISAKYKLYTNDINNTICKKLPQKKHNYPKNYITNQTEKFIFKEIIRESIIKYIHKELPYLIDIKVNYFKKLKILPDKINVFLLIKNINQKKIIIGKNSIIIKLIKYRSEKKIENFFKKKINVNLWIKIK is encoded by the coding sequence GTGAAAAAAATATCTTCATATTATGGTAATATTTTAATTTTGGGAAGATCTAATTCAGGAAAATCTACTTTACTAAATACTTTAGTAGGTAAAAAAATATCTATAATTTCTCATAAAATTAATACTACTAATTATAATATTATAGGAATATATAATAAAAATTATTATCAAATAGAATATATTGATACTCCAGGAAATATATTTTATAATAATAAAATTTTAAATTCATTAAAACATAATAAATATAATTATATTTTTTTTATTTTAGATCGAAATCGATGGAATTATATAGAAAAAAAATTTGTAAAAATTTTTAATAAAATAACTATACCAGTAGTTTTAATTATTAATAAAATTGATAAAATTAATGATAAAAGTATTTTATTACCTTATATTAATTTTCTTAAAAAAAAAATTAAATTTATTTATTTATTCATAATTTCAGCTAAATATAAATTATATACTAATGATATTAATAATACTATTTGTAAAAAATTACCTCAAAAAAAACATAATTATCCTAAAAATTATATTACTAATCAAACAGAAAAATTTATTTTTAAAGAAATTATAAGAGAAAGTATTATAAAATATATTCATAAAGAATTACCATATTTAATAGATATTAAAGTAAATTATTTTAAAAAATTAAAAATATTACCAGACAAAATAAATGTTTTTTTATTAATAAAAAATATAAATCAAAAAAAAATTATAATAGGTAAAAATTCTATAATAATAAAATTAATTAAATATAGATCTGAAAAAAAAATAGAAAATTTTTTTAAAAAAAAAATAAATGTAAATTTATGGATAAAAATAAAATAA
- the rnc gene encoding ribonuclease III, which yields MNFIMINQLQKRLGYIFIHQDLLYQALTHRSASSKHNERLEFLGDSILSYIIAKALYNKFPSVNEGNMSRMRATLVRGNTLASIAREFKLGEYLFLGPGEFKNGGYNRESILADTMEALIGSICLDSNIKVVEKIILLWYQFRLKKILPGNNQKDPKTRLQEYLQRSHLPLPYYFIIQINGEVHNQKFTIQCKISGISAIIIGIGSSRRKAEQSAAEKALKKLGLE from the coding sequence GTGAATTTTATTATGATTAATCAATTACAAAAAAGATTAGGTTATATTTTTATTCATCAAGATTTATTATATCAAGCTTTAACACATAGAAGTGCAAGTAGTAAACATAATGAAAGATTAGAGTTTTTAGGAGATTCTATATTAAGCTATATAATAGCTAAAGCATTATATAATAAATTTCCTAGTGTAAATGAAGGTAATATGAGTCGTATGCGTGCTACTCTAGTTAGAGGAAATACATTAGCAAGTATTGCAAGAGAATTTAAATTAGGTGAATATTTATTTTTAGGACCAGGAGAATTTAAAAATGGAGGATATAATAGAGAATCTATTCTTGCTGATACCATGGAAGCTTTGATTGGTAGTATTTGTTTAGATAGTAATATAAAAGTTGTAGAAAAGATTATTTTACTTTGGTATCAATTTAGATTAAAAAAAATATTACCTGGTAATAATCAAAAAGATCCAAAAACAAGATTACAAGAATATTTACAAAGATCACATCTTCCTTTACCTTATTATTTTATAATACAAATAAATGGTGAAGTACATAATCAAAAATTTACAATACAATGTAAAATTAGTGGAATATCAGCAATAATAATAGGAATAGGATCAAGTCGTCGTAAAGCTGAACAATCAGCAGCAGAAAAAGCTTTAAAAAAACTTGGTCTTGAATAA
- the lepB gene encoding signal peptidase I yields the protein MLKKKYWIKQISFLLPIILLIFIIRSFIYEPFYIPSNSMMPTLLEGDFILVNKFIYGIKNPLNNKIIINNKIPNRGDIVVFKYPKNTKINYVKRIIGLPGDIIVYNYKNKQVTLLKSKNFKKNIFKYKKLKKSKFIKIFKNSKKHHILGGLRLFQYTEYINKLSHKILFMPELENETLNIYKQKNVPLYTWIIPNNYYFVMGDNRDDSFDSRYWGFVHKKYLLGKAILIWLNIQKKSNSWFFKIRFNRIHKVN from the coding sequence ATGTTAAAAAAAAAATATTGGATAAAACAAATAAGTTTTTTATTACCTATAATATTATTAATTTTTATAATTCGTTCATTTATATATGAACCTTTTTATATTCCATCAAATTCAATGATGCCTACCTTATTAGAAGGTGATTTTATTCTAGTAAATAAATTTATTTATGGAATTAAAAATCCTTTGAATAATAAGATTATTATTAATAATAAAATACCTAATAGAGGGGATATAGTAGTTTTTAAATATCCTAAAAATACTAAAATAAATTATGTTAAAAGAATTATTGGTTTACCAGGAGATATTATTGTTTATAATTATAAAAATAAACAAGTAACTCTTTTAAAGAGTAAAAATTTTAAAAAAAATATTTTTAAATATAAAAAATTAAAAAAAAGTAAATTTATTAAAATTTTTAAAAATTCTAAAAAACACCATATTTTGGGTGGATTAAGATTATTCCAATATACAGAATATATAAATAAATTATCACATAAAATTTTATTTATGCCTGAATTAGAAAATGAAACATTAAATATATATAAACAAAAAAATGTTCCATTATATACTTGGATAATTCCAAATAATTATTATTTTGTTATGGGTGATAATCGTGATGATAGTTTTGATAGTAGATATTGGGGATTTGTTCATAAAAAATATTTATTAGGAAAAGCTATATTAATTTGGTTAAATATTCAAAAGAAATCAAATTCATGGTTTTTTAAAATTAGATTTAATCGAATACATAAAGTTAATTAA